GAGGATAGCGTCAGGAAGTTTGTGGCCGATGAGAATATCACCGCAGATTGCTACACCGGTACTTGGGGCGTCTCCACGCTGCCCGATGTCGATGGCATTGAGCGTGAACTCTATCTAGACTTTGATGAGAACAACAACGGCTTGATTCCAGTGCCAATGCTCTATTTCCGTGTTATCATCGATCGTGAGAGTCGTCAGGGCATTGTTGTGCTCGGTGTGAACAATCCTCATGTCACCGTGGAGCAGATTCAAAAGGATTACGTCATCTGTCCAGACATTGGCGATCAAATCGATTGGATTAGCTGGAATAAGGAGACTCTGAACAGGGGATATTCCTATGCTTGCACTGTGGAAGAGTTCACTAAAGTGGTCACGGACCTGCCGCTGGAGAATCTGGTGACGAGCGGAGTGCTCGGTGTAACTGCAAGGCACTCGTAAATTGCAATCATAGTCGACTAATCTAAgaactaaaaatacaataaatagaaaatttgtaACAATGTCATTTGATAAGgccagttttgttttgcaaaggCGGAATTTCCAGTAACACCCTTGACCCCGAGCAGCTTACCATGACTTTGGTATTTCACTTATCTATAGTATGCGAGGGATTCACGTACTCTGAATTGAGTATTGTATAATCTGTTGAAGTGTTTAATTAATCTAATCTGAAGTGAAGTTCTATGGCCTGAAACATAATAAtgatttggtttatttttaataactacTTAAAGGCTTAATTAAGGTTTATTTTAATCCATGGACTTTGTGAAATAATGCTAAACATTAGGTAAAGTTTGCgcatgaaaagaaaaaatagttACTAAATTGGGCTATAATATTATagaacatataaaataaataaattttgtttgtcaaAAATGTATAGTGAAGTAGAGCACTGAATAGTCAAGCAGGCCGCAATATTTGTAAACACTTGATAATTAAGTTAGCAAGCCGCTGCTATACTTAATAAACCATGACTATCGACACCAATTTAATTGATCAGTTgtcattaaattgaattcatatgcgtaatttgaattcattgGTTAAATGTGtctaaaacaattaaaacatGAATTGAAGCATATCAAGAGAATCGTATAAATTAGAGTTCAGATGAAACCTTGGTTCAGTGATTGCTTAAAATTTGAGAgagaaattgtaaaatgtacAAGAGGCGTCAACTTGGCCAAGTAGCCTGCTGGCTTTTGGCCATCATTGTAATAGTTACGGGCCACGTTAATGCCTACAAAAGTAAGTGCGGAACTTCAATTCACCTAGAGCTGTAACTGAATTTAGTTTCCCTTTGCTTTGATCAGAGTTCGGACAGGATTGTCGGGATGTTAGCTGTGCGGTTAATGAGCATTGCATTGTCTCGCATGTAGCTTGTGAGAGGGATCAATTGGATGGCGAGCACTGCGGGCTCTATCCCAGATGTGTGGAGCGTTCTTTGAGTGCAGCAGGTAcgttttaaaatttctttatgcTGTCAATCAGCTAACTGATCCGTTTGCAGATCAGCAACTGATCGACACCACATCCACCACAGCAAACACACGTTCATCCACCTTGTTATCGAGTAGTCCCATCACCAGCACCTTGACTTTGAATCATCAGCCGAAACATAAATCTCAGACGGACTTTGAACTCTTGGCTCCGGATCCGATTGTCGCTGATCCGGCTGCCAGTCATGCAGCTCAGCGACAGGCCAATGTTCTGGTCATTGTACAGGAGGGCAACCAGAATCCCAATCTCAATCCCAATACTTATCCGAATTACAACAATCAGCCCTGGCGGCAACCCTGCAGCCCCTATTATCCCTATGCCTGCAATTATCCGAGTTCGCCTTACTTACCCTCCGCCTCTAGATCGATGCCAGCTTACGGCAATGCACGAGCTGCCTCAGGCCCTCAGTTGGTGCCTCCCACACCGCCCTGCTACTACAATTGCTATCCTCGCTTGGCTTCTGGCTATCCATTTGCCCGCTCCGCGAGAGCTTCATCTCAGATCAACAACTATCTGATGTACATCACAATTTAGTGCgtctttcttcttctgttcTATTCTACTCACCAGACCGGGCATCTGGCCGACGACCACGTCGCTCTCCCCAGATGCCTCCTTATCCACCACCGATTCTAATGTCACCGATGCCCATGGGGCCAGTTGTAGTGCCAGCTGGTGCAGCAGCACCACGTCTGGTTCCCCGACAATATCCGactcaatatcaatatcaatatcaagCACAATACGCGAATCCGTATCTATCGATCAGCATGGCCTATCCTACTTATATGTATCCGAACCGAGGAGTACCTCAGGCTCGTCAGGCTGTACAGGTGTATCCTGGTTTCTATAATCCTAGGCCCAGCTATTACTACAATATCAATGTGAATTTACCCCTCTCGGGTGGCTCCTCttaaagcaaaacgaaaaagcTTCTTCTGACCTCACTTCTTGTTGTTCTCTTGATCTTCGATTTTTTCTTCAGATTCGCCAGACTTCATTGACTCGGATTCCGAATCAGAATCATTACACAATATTACCAAAAGACAATATATACCTGGACctatgccaatgccaatgcctaTGCCCATGCCAATGCCAATCGCTCAGCCTATTCCGATCGCAGCTCCTCGCATCTATTACCCTCCCTATCAGCCCGCGCCAATGGCTTGGCCTATGCCCGTGTATATACCTCCGACGCAAGTCATAACGCAACCCATAGTTATTCTTCCCATTGGCGTATCGAGTTTTGCAGGCGTGAGCTACACTCCCAGTCAATATTATGGACCAGCCGCCTACTATCCCACCTATGCCACACAATACACCACACAGACACCTTACTATGgcaacttcaacaacaacaacaataataataattataatgactacaataacaataacaattacaataCGTATGGATAATAAAAGAGCACAACAAGAAAACACTGAGAatctacaaaatattaattattccaatataataatactgaTGTAGTTTATAATGTAGTTATCTAATCCTGTCTTTACTTTAACAATCAATGCAGGCATTACCTTGGAGAGACTGAAGCGATCGTTGCAAGGCTTTGGCAATCGAAGAGAGGCTGGACAAATGGGTAATGGAATGGGTGGAAATGGAATGGGTGGCAACGGAATGGGTGGCAATGGTATGGGTGGTAATGGCAATGGAATGGGTGGAAATGGAATGAGCGGCGGCATGGGGCCACCAATGTGTGGCAACCAAATGGGAGGTCGTGGGGGATTTGGTGGCAATGGAATGAATGGTAATGGAATGAATGGTAATGGCATGAATGGCAATGGAATGAATGGTAATGGAAATGGTAATGGAATGAACCGCAATGGAATGAATAGAAACGGAATGAACggcaattcaaattcattcaGGCGTCTAAAGCGCAGTGTGAAAAGTTTAACGCGTCAAGGCGATGCGGCACAACAGGGAAACGGAATGGGAAATGGCAATGGAATGGGCGGAAACGGAATGGGAGGAGGCAATAGAAATGgtgggaatggaaatgggatGGGTGGCAATGGAATGGGAGGAGGTAATGGAATGGGACCTCCAGGAATGTGTGGAAATGGAATGAATGGATTTCAAATGGGTGGCAGAGGAGGCAATGGAATGGGCCCACCCAATGGAATGGGTGGAAACGGAATGAATGGCAATGGAATGGGTGGCAATGGGATGGGCGGCTATGGCAATGGAATGGGAAGAAATGGAATGGGCGGCAACGGCATGGGAAACAATGGAATGGGTGGACGTGGAGGTGGTGGTGGGGGTGGAGGCATGGGTGGCAATGGAGGCCAATGGAATAATGGAAACAATGGCAATAGTCAATATTCATCACAGTCATCGACATTCGCAAATGGTCGCCAGGGAATGCAACAATCTTCGTACTCGATGAACGGGCGGCCAATGGGCACAATGCAGTCAAGCTGGAACAATGGACAGGGAATGAACGTGTCAACAGATCAACAATCATCACTTTCCCGACAATCCGATGGAATCAATGCTGATAGCTCTGTGACCGTTAGCTCAGCCAATGGAGCAAATGGAAGCTCGCAGAGGCCTCGGCGAAATAATACCGCCTCATCGGATGATTCATGGttctaatataaatatgtgttttaatgtatttcaaatgtgcttaaatatattataactGCAATTATATATCTATTGTCTGAAaggtttatttaataataaatgtttccTCATGCTAGACAATACTCCTGACATATTACAAGCTATTTGTGAACTTTAATGAACtttagaaaaaattatagtacattgattaaattataaacGCGTAACTGGAAAACGTGattaattttaagtataaacttaaaaaaaaatatttttaaatttcgtGAGATGGAAATAATGGCAATATCTTAATTAGTCTGCAGAATAATCAAAGCTGTTCAAACAGTAATCAAAAAGCACAACTCGGAAATGTTgttaagtaaacaaataataatatacttaactctagctctctctttcttttacACTTTTAAAATTCAGAAGTGGCGCATTACAAAACCGGCTATGGCGAGCGAATTATTCAAGAGGTAGCGTTAACAAAgcggagagagagcgagagtgagagcgagaaaAAGAATGCAAGTGAGAGTGGGAatgacattaaaatataaaaacaccTGAATAACGCTCAGATAATTTAGTCGGTTGCCAAACACCGCGCGTGGCACTTCGGGAGAACGATTCACAGCCGACTATGCAAAAGCTTTTGTTCACTTTACTGTTGATCGTGACCGCGATTGAGAATGAGGCGCGAGAAGCAATTAGACCACCACCTGAAGTAGGTCAAATAATCAAAGATCTTGAGGAAGTGCATGTTGATGATTCGATTGAGCGAGGTAAGTGCTAGTGTACTTGAGATAagttatatactatatacatttgttagtataatacaaattataatttagcATACACAGCTTTCACTAATGAGATTGTAATCTTAAGTACTTTAATTTCATGTAATACGGTATATAATTAAGATGTGTACTTAAGCAAATATCATTTAAGAGAATGCAATACtcgtatgcaaattaaatcaaaacaaaaaatttcaatcataaaatttcaaaatttcaaaatactaCTTAAATCAGTTCAAAAgcttgttttttaaatttcaaagtattaaaatattaacatttggcagttacaaatttaacacgaaaatataaacaaacatatGACTGATTAACTTATGGAAGCTATGAAGAAAGTTATAGAGGTGACTAAAGTATTAGGTCACTAGCTAACATGTTACTTTAATAAATTGGTTTTAAGATATACACACATTTTACTTAAAACTcacatattatttaaaaatacagtGAGATAGATATAAAGCTTAAgacgaaataaaaaatgttattactATTGTTATAACAGAAAAGAACAGAAGACAAAATgtccaaattttatttatttattattattttcacttaCTATTAAATACTTGTGCACAAAGCCCAGCGCAGCACAAT
This is a stretch of genomic DNA from Drosophila albomicans strain 15112-1751.03 chromosome 3, ASM965048v2, whole genome shotgun sequence. It encodes these proteins:
- the LOC117570799 gene encoding uncharacterized protein LOC117570799; this encodes MYKRRQLGQVACWLLAIIVIVTGHVNAYKKFGQDCRDVSCAVNEHCIVSHVACERDQLDGEHCGLYPRCVERSLSAAGITLERLKRSLQGFGNRREAGQMGNGMGGNGMGGNGMGGNGMGGNGNGMGGNGMSGGMGPPMCGNQMGGRGGFGGNGMNGNGMNGNGMNGNGMNGNGNGNGMNRNGMNRNGMNGNSNSFRRLKRSVKSLTRQGDAAQQGNGMGNGNGMGGNGMGGGNRNGGNGNGMGGNGMGGGNGMGPPGMCGNGMNGFQMGGRGGNGMGPPNGMGGNGMNGNGMGGNGMGGYGNGMGRNGMGGNGMGNNGMGGRGGGGGGGGMGGNGGQWNNGNNGNSQYSSQSSTFANGRQGMQQSSYSMNGRPMGTMQSSWNNGQGMNVSTDQQSSLSRQSDGINADSSVTVSSANGANGSSQRPRRNNTASSDDSWF
- the LOC127565497 gene encoding component of gems protein 1, whose amino-acid sequence is MPMPMPMPMPMPIAQPIPIAAPRIYYPPYQPAPMAWPMPVYIPPTQVITQPIVILPIGVSSFAGVSYTPSQYYGPAAYYPTYATQYTTQTPYYGNFNNNNNNNNYNDYNNNNNYNTYG